TCTGCCAAGGAAGATCTCACCTGTGATCGGATTACCGCTGCCGTCGGTGAACTGTATCCAGATGAACGGGTTTCCTCCGGTGCCGCCTTGTGACGGCTGCTTTGGAACCGTAATGATGTCTGCAGTATTGAGGTTCACAGACGCTCTTGTCTCTTCGATGTATGTGTGCGTTCCCTTGAGATTGTTTCTAAATATTATCTCAGCTTGGACGTCTCCTAGTGCTACAATTCCCTCAAGCGTCACTATTGGCCCTGGACTGTTTGTACATCCAGTAGCAGTCGTCTGCAGATTTACAACTGCAGGCATCTCAATGGAATCCGAATATTGCAGCGCGTATGCTGGAATCGAGGTCATGCAAAGCGTCATTACCAACATTGTTGCAGCAAGTTTCAGTCTCTTTGTATGTGTCATTGCCGTTATCCTGCACGATGTCTTAAATGATCCCACTGTGTTTTTACCAGAAGATCGCTTCATTTTTCAAATGTGAAAACGCAATACGTAACAAAATACCTGTAGAAAATGCGCATAATCAGATAATACATCGTAACATGTTTTGACCAATGACCAATCTGTTCAAACCAAAGCTTGCCCTGTTTGGCATACTTGCCATGGTGCTTGTCGTGAGCATTGCAATGATTGCCGTTTCCCCGATGGCAATTGCAGACCAGGGAACATGCGCATCAAACAGCGGGGGTGAGTGCTCGTCTAACAACGGCGGTAATCCGTCGCAATCTGCCACACCTGAGGTCCCAGCTGGTGCCAACCCACAACCAAATCCGCAGGGATCTGGTTAGTCCTTTTTTTCTTTATTTGTTATGGATGCTGCAATCGGCAACGAGAATCCGAATGTGGCCCCGCCTGTTGGGTTGTTCCTTGCCCACATCCTGCCGCCGTGTACTTCGATTATGTTCTTACAAATGTATAGGCCAAGACCAGTTCCCCTGTCTGACTTTGTGGCAAACTTTGAGAACAAGAGTGGCATTATTTCAGCAGATATTCCCGTCCCGCCGTCTGTTACGTCAGTGACTGCCTCACCATCGACGACCTTTGTGCTCACCGTGATCAAACCACTCTGGGTGAATTTCAGCGCGTTGCTCAACAGATTGGATACGACCTGTGTCATGCGATCCTTGTCTGCATGGACAAAAACACTCTCTGCTGGCGGCATATGGATTATCTGGACTTCCTTGCTTTCGAGTCTTGCCGTTTCGTCCTTTACTATTCCTGCTACGATCTGATTCAGATCAAAGCGTTCCGTGTTAAGCTTTAACGTGCCGCTCTCAATTCTTGCCACGTTGAGGATGTTCTGGGTCAGGCGCTCCAGCCTTCTTGCATTTCTTGCAATTAGCCTGACCTCCTCGTATTTATCGCCTATCTCTGATTCGAGAATCTCCGTGTTCATCAGGATGGGCATTATCGGAGTTCTCAGTTCGTGCGCTGCTATATTGATAAACTCCGTCTGCATCAAAAGCTGTCTTTGTATTGATTTGAAAAAATCCGATGCAAACGCCTTCCTTGCCTCGGATTTGAGCGTCTTGGAAATGATTGGATCGCGAATTGCTTTTTCAAATATGTCTGAATTCATGTCGCTTTCCCTGAGAACCTGGATGAATTTTTCCAGCGCCTCCAAGCCCCTGTTTACCCTGATGTTGGCGTCGCGGTGTATTGCTTCTTGGTTTATTTTGCGGCTGATGGACTCATGCCTATCCTTGATAAGTTCGGTGGTCACCTGCAGGCGCTCTCTTACCTTGTTGATGGTCTCGGTTCTCTGCTTGATGGTGGCCTCTCTTGCGGCAAAGGCATTTTGCTTTGTTATCTCTGCCTGGCTGAGCAACTGGTTGCGGATCTTGTTTACAAGAATTGCGTGATTGACAAGCCTTTCTTCGTAGTGGCCGTCCACCTACATTCCCTCCTTGTCAAATGTGATTTCAAGAACTGAATTGTTGCACATAATAGATCTGATGGAAACTTGGTTTGGGACAATATTGCACGGGATGTTCTTGTGAATCCACCTACCTTCCTTTCTGATCCTTATGTCTACTGATCCGCTGTACACTAGGACATCCACGTCCTCCTTTTTCACTCCCGGAATCAGCGCAACTATCTTGACTGTGCGGCCATCTTCTAGTACGTCCACCAACGGTTCATCCTCCCGAATTTGTCTTCCCATGAGGGGTTCAAGAATCCCGATACTGATGGATAGGTTTGCAGTCACATCCAAACCAATGCTTGAACTCTTGCGGCTGACGAGTATCGGCGTGTTCTCTCCAATTGATCTCTGTATCCCTGCAAGCAGCCTTCCAAGCTCGTCTATCAGGTTGCCTATATCAGAGCTCAACTGACGTGTCTCCACTACTGTTGATCTTTTGTTTTGAGATCTCATCGAGCTCTCTGAGAATCTCAGTCTGCACTCTCTCGTATGCTTGGGAATCGACTGAGCCCTTGTAGTAATCGATTTCCAGCCTTGCCAGCTTTGACTTTAGGTGTGCTCCGCGCTCCATCAACTCACGTTCAAAGGCGATTCTGTTGCATTCTTTGAGTATGCCATCAAATGTCAGCTTCATTATCAAAAACGTGATGAGCATACGCACTCAACAAAACGAGTATGGAGCCCACGGTCCGCTAGAGTGGACCGTTATCCCATACGCCTCATATTTTTCACTGATCTTGTTTACCTGTGAATCAAATGCGTCCTTTTTGCTTCTGTCGATCAGATATGACGAATTCATTATTATCTGGGCCAGGTCTGATCTGAG
The sequence above is drawn from the Candidatus Nitrosotenuis cloacae genome and encodes:
- a CDS encoding Hsp20/alpha crystallin family protein, whose translation is MSSDIGNLIDELGRLLAGIQRSIGENTPILVSRKSSSIGLDVTANLSISIGILEPLMGRQIREDEPLVDVLEDGRTVKIVALIPGVKKEDVDVLVYSGSVDIRIRKEGRWIHKNIPCNIVPNQVSIRSIMCNNSVLEITFDKEGM
- a CDS encoding ATP-binding protein, which codes for MDGHYEERLVNHAILVNKIRNQLLSQAEITKQNAFAAREATIKQRTETINKVRERLQVTTELIKDRHESISRKINQEAIHRDANIRVNRGLEALEKFIQVLRESDMNSDIFEKAIRDPIISKTLKSEARKAFASDFFKSIQRQLLMQTEFINIAAHELRTPIMPILMNTEILESEIGDKYEEVRLIARNARRLERLTQNILNVARIESGTLKLNTERFDLNQIVAGIVKDETARLESKEVQIIHMPPAESVFVHADKDRMTQVVSNLLSNALKFTQSGLITVSTKVVDGEAVTDVTDGGTGISAEIMPLLFSKFATKSDRGTGLGLYICKNIIEVHGGRMWARNNPTGGATFGFSLPIAASITNKEKKD